A region of the Sinorhizobium arboris LMG 14919 genome:
CCGCGAGCTGAACGCCCTCGACGATCACGCCCTGAGCGATATCGGTATTTCCCGTTCCCAGATTCAGGCTGCCGTTTACGGCCGCTAATACCGGGATGACCACGCGCCGTATTCGACCGCGCGACATCCGAAGTCTTCCACACCCCGCCTCCGTGCGGGGTGTGAGCGTTTTATACGCACGGTTGCTTACGGGCGTTCAACGTTTCTCACGCTATTCGTCGTAAAGGCAGACACGCAGGCGATGCCCGTCCGGATCGAGTGCGACGAAGGTCGGCCCGAAATCCATCCGTGTCAGATCCTGGGCGATAGGCAGGCCCATTGCGCGCCATTCCTCATAACGCGCACGCACGGCCTCTTCCCCTTTTACCATGAAGGCGATTTCGGCTCGGCTGCTGTCACCGATAGGCTGAGGCTGCACTTTCTCCGTTGCCCACAAGCCGAGAACGAAGCCGTCCTGCACCTCGAAGGATGAGAAAGTCGGGAAGGTGGCGGTCGGCTCCTGGCCCAGAAGCTTCCTGTAGAATTCGACGCTGGCCGGTGGGTCCATGACGTAGAGGACTATGAGATTGGGTGTTGCCATGATGGTCTCCTGGTTTCGAGACCTGAAGGTTAGCCCAGCCTGCTGCCAGTTTTTGTCAGCAGTCTACGGGGCCGCCAAAGAAATTTCCCCCTGTCAGATGCCGGCGGGATCGACGCCGTTCACGGCGCGCCAGTCCTTGAGCAGGGCTTGGCGGCGGCGCGGATAGCGATTGTGGAGCATCGCCGCTTCCGCAATCCGGTCCGTCCGGAAATGGCGGAAATCCTGCCTCAGCTCGCACCAGGCCGCGAGCACCCGGACGTCTTCGAAGAAACCAAGCGCGAAGGGCCAGACCGTCCGGCGGCTGTCGCGGCCGTCATTGTCGAGATAGCGCAGTTCCAGCTTTTGTTCGCTGCGGATCGCTTTGCGCAAGAGACTGAGGTCGATCGTTTCGGCACCCGGCTTTCGCGGGCCTACCAGAAGGGTCGAATGCTCGAGTTTCTCTTTCAGGTCCGCCGGCAGCACCGAGCCGATCTTTGCCAGCGCGTCGGCGGCTGCGGTCGCGAGCCTTGCATCGCCGCGATTGGCGACCCAGCGTGAACCCAGCACCAGCGCCTCGATCTCCTCCTCGGAAAACATCATAGGGGGAAGCATGAAGCCGGGCCTGAGCACGTAGCCGACGCCGGGCTCGCCTTCTATATGCGCGCCCCGGGCCTGCAGGCTGGCTATGTCCCGGTAGAGGGTTCTGAGACTGACGCCGGTTTCCTCGGCTAGCCGCCGGCCGCTGACCGGCTGGCGATAACGCCTCAGCACCTGCATGAGATCGAGCAGGCGTTCCGATCGGGACATGGCACCTCAGCTGCGCTCGGGCCAGGCGAGCCAGTCGCGCATGAGCTGGTGCGCAATGGCGCCCTTCGGCGGCGGAATGTGCTCGTCTCCCGTGTCGGCGACGCCCGTTGCGCGCTCCAGCATCGCTTCTGTTTCGGCCCGCGTGAACCAGCGGACGTCTTCCAGCTCCTGTTCGTCGCGCTTGATAGTGGTCGACTTCGCTTCCGCATAGCAGCCGATCATCAGCGAATGGGGGAGCGGCCAGGGCTGCGACGCATGATAGCGCACCCGGCCTATGCGAATGCCGGACTCCTCGAGCGTTTCCCGCCGCACCGCGCTTTCGATCGTCTCGCCCGGCTCGACGAAGCCGGCAAGGCAGGAATACATGCCTGCCGTGAAATGCGGGCTGCGGCCGAGCAGGCATTGATCGCGCTCGAGGTCGATCGTCAGCATGATGACGACCGGGTCGGTACGCGGGAAGACCATGTGACCGCAGGCCGTACAGATGCGCCGGTAGCCGCCGGCCGCACCGTCCATCGGGCCGCCGCAGCGGCCGCAGAATCGGTTGTTGGCGTTCCAGACGATCAGGCTCGAGGCTTGCGCGAATTGGCCCAACAGGTTTTCCGGCAGCATCTGCTGGCGATAGAGCATGCGGGCGTCGGCGATTTTGAACGGCTCCGGTACCGTCTCCTCCGTCAGTCCAGAAGGCACGGCAAGACGCGGCTCGCCGTTGGGCAGGAAGCCGAGCAGGATCGCGTCGTCCATGGTAGGCTCGAGGCCCGCCAGTTCATAGGGCGCGAAAAGCGGATCGATGATCTTCTCGTCATGTTTGACGATCAGCTTCGCTCCGGAAAAAGCCAGGAAATGCGCGCCCGGATGCTTGAGCGCCGCCTCGACGCAGTCGTCGGGCCGATGCTCGGACCGGCGATCCAGATGGTTCTCTGCGAAGGCGACGAGCGTGCTCGGCTCCGGGTGTGGGCTGTGAAGATCGAATATCGTTTTCGTCATGCTCAGAGATTTTCCATGATGCTTGCTGCGAATGTCCTATGCTCCTCCTCGGGCCACGGCTCGGCCTTGCCGAAACCCCAGACCGGACCCGGCCAGTTCGGATCGCCTTCGCGACGGGCGACTATATGCACGTGAAGCTGCCGGACGATATTGCCGAGCGCGCCGATATTGATCTTCTCGGCGCCGGTCGCCTTCTTCAGGGCGGCCGCCACCAGATTGGTCTCGAAAGTGAGCATCGCCTGGTCGAGCGGCGTCAGCTCGAAGACCTCCGACACGTCGGCGCGTTGGGGCACGAGGATCAGCCACGGCCAGCGGCGATCGTTCATCAGCCGCAGCTGGCAAAGCCCGAGCGTGTCAATCGGGATGCCGTCGCGCTCAAGTCGCTCGTCAAGCATGAAGGTCGTCAAGAAAATCTCCTCGGCATCAAACGGATTCCCCTTCTTTTGCATATCGATACCAGTTTTTTGAAGGCTTGGCTTGCATTTGCTGCGGATATTGCCGATATGAGGGCCGGGAGGTTGGTGGTGGACGAGCCACTCGCCAACCGGGTCAGGTCCGGAAGGAAGCAGCCCTAACGAGCCCCGGCACGGGTCACCGTGCCAGCCTCCCACCTTCTCCGTCCTGTCGGGACACCACCTTCTTCGTCCCTGTCGGGACAAGAGTTCGAACAGCGGCAGGCTCGATGAGCGACGAAGCGCCCACTTCATCCCCGAATTTACCCGTCGAGAAACCGGCCGCCTACCGCGTTCTGGCGCGCAAATACCGCCCCAGGGACTTCTCCGACC
Encoded here:
- a CDS encoding DUF1127 domain-containing protein, with amino-acid sequence MKIRQKITEYVKMRRAVRELNALDDHALSDIGISRSQIQAAVYGR
- a CDS encoding VOC family protein encodes the protein MATPNLIVLYVMDPPASVEFYRKLLGQEPTATFPTFSSFEVQDGFVLGLWATEKVQPQPIGDSSRAEIAFMVKGEEAVRARYEEWRAMGLPIAQDLTRMDFGPTFVALDPDGHRLRVCLYDE
- a CDS encoding helix-turn-helix transcriptional regulator, with product MSRSERLLDLMQVLRRYRQPVSGRRLAEETGVSLRTLYRDIASLQARGAHIEGEPGVGYVLRPGFMLPPMMFSEEEIEALVLGSRWVANRGDARLATAAADALAKIGSVLPADLKEKLEHSTLLVGPRKPGAETIDLSLLRKAIRSEQKLELRYLDNDGRDSRRTVWPFALGFFEDVRVLAAWCELRQDFRHFRTDRIAEAAMLHNRYPRRRQALLKDWRAVNGVDPAGI
- the nudC gene encoding NAD(+) diphosphatase, giving the protein MTKTIFDLHSPHPEPSTLVAFAENHLDRRSEHRPDDCVEAALKHPGAHFLAFSGAKLIVKHDEKIIDPLFAPYELAGLEPTMDDAILLGFLPNGEPRLAVPSGLTEETVPEPFKIADARMLYRQQMLPENLLGQFAQASSLIVWNANNRFCGRCGGPMDGAAGGYRRICTACGHMVFPRTDPVVIMLTIDLERDQCLLGRSPHFTAGMYSCLAGFVEPGETIESAVRRETLEESGIRIGRVRYHASQPWPLPHSLMIGCYAEAKSTTIKRDEQELEDVRWFTRAETEAMLERATGVADTGDEHIPPPKGAIAHQLMRDWLAWPERS
- a CDS encoding HIT domain-containing protein, producing the protein MQKKGNPFDAEEIFLTTFMLDERLERDGIPIDTLGLCQLRLMNDRRWPWLILVPQRADVSEVFELTPLDQAMLTFETNLVAAALKKATGAEKINIGALGNIVRQLHVHIVARREGDPNWPGPVWGFGKAEPWPEEEHRTFAASIMENL